One Cricetulus griseus strain 17A/GY chromosome 5, alternate assembly CriGri-PICRH-1.0, whole genome shotgun sequence genomic window carries:
- the LOC100759156 gene encoding 60S ribosomal protein L21, whose translation MMNTKGKRRGTRYMFSRPFRKHGVVPLATYMRIYKKGDIVDIKGMDTVQKGMPHKCYHGKTGRAYKVTQHAVGIIVNKQVKGKILAKRINVRIEHIKHSKSRDSFLKRVKENDQKEKEAKEKGTWVQLKRQPAPPREAHFVRTNGKEPELLEPIPYEFIA comes from the coding sequence ATGATGAACACAAAGGGCAAGAGGAGGGGCACTCGCTACATGTTCTCTAGGCCTTTTAGGAAGCATGGAGTTGTTCCTTTGGCCACGTACATGCGAATCTACAAGAAGGGTGACATTGTAGACATCAAGGGAATGGACACTGTTCAAAAAGGAATGCCCCATAAATGTTACCATGGCAAAACAGGAAGAGCCTACAAAGTCACCCAGCATGCCGTGGGCATCATTGTAAACAAGCAAGTTAAGGGCAAGATTCTTGCCAAGAGGATTAATGTTCGGATCGAACACATCAAGCACTCTAAgagcagagacagcttcctgaagcGGGTGAAGGAAAACGACcagaaggagaaggaagccaAGGAGAAGGGCACCTGGGTTCAGCTGAAGCGCCAGCCTGCGCCACCCAGAGAGGCACATTTTGTGAGGACTAATGGGAAGGAGCCTGAGCTGctggagcccatcccatatgaattCATAGCCTaa